GAACGAGTCTTGTTTCGTAGCCGACTCGCCATGAACGACATCACGATTAGATGGGCTCACCGGGAATTTCACGCGAGCCTCGTCAATTACGCGACACGGGAGACCGATCTCTCCGCCCCCTTTCTATCGGCTTGTTCactacgaattttaatattcttGGCCCACGGACGACAGATCCTAACACGCGATACCAATATTCTTTCGCGCGGTTGTTGTTATTGTTTGACGAGCTGAAGCGGGTATCCTTTTAGTGCCGCGACCGATATTATCGATCCTGTACAGAAtacaattatattattattattattatttaagtaATCGTTCCGCATCGCTTTTCGTACTTTGCAACCAAAATGATTTGATTAATGAATATGGTATACCTCTTATCGTATCATATTCTCCTGATGCAAAGTCTGAAATTCGGGATTTTTCAGTCGAGGTTCAAATTTTTGATGCCGCTCTATAACTTTATCGATTGTCCACTAAAATCCACAGGTTCTCGTTGAATTTCTATCATCTATGGTTACATTCTTTTCCATAGCGACTGTGCGAAAACATTCGACAAAATATCCAAAGTATCAAACCTTGAAAATGTAGAGGACGCTGTAATTGTGATGAATTTCTGTAGACTTCTTTGTCTAAAGCTCTGTAAACCATGACTTTAACTTTATTTTGCAATCTGTTTGAATCTGTCGTTGCGTGTATCGTTGCAACAATTGTGTATTAACATTTCGATTCTAAAATAACGATAATAAACGTACTTGGTGTGTGTGTGTTCATTACAATATTCTAATCACAACATGAACGCACCACCAACCTTCGAATCGTTTCTTCTATACGAGGGAGAGAAGAAGTACGTACTGTAAATTAGTTAACCTGTTATTTGAAAGGTTTGTTAAAACATCGTATATGTACATGTTACATGTTATTTTAGAATAATCAAAGAGCAGGACACTAAAGTTCCCAATGCCGCAATTTTCACTATTAACAAAGAGGATCATACTCTTGGGAACATGATTCGCAAGTAAGCGGTCTCAAACTCTGTACGTATGGTTTTTATAAATGACTGTTAGTTAATAAGAATTTCATTCGCTGTTTAATAGTCAGCTACTGAAGGACCCTCAGGTTTTATTCGCCGGTTATAAGGTTCCTCATCCACTGGAACACAAGTTTGTAATTAGAATTCAGACCACATCGGACTATACTCCACATGAAGCTTTTATGCATGCTATTACCGATCTTATAGCTGAACTTTCACTATTTGAAGAACGTTTTAAGGTCAGTTAATAATATTAGAAGATGGATTACAATATCTGCTTTCCATAGGCCAAATCTTAATGCAAACAAACTGTTATATTACAATTAatcataaatataaaatatttcagGAAGCTATTAAGGAGAAAAAAGAAGGATTGGATTGAATCgtgtttcttcctttttcttttaatCAAGACAATTGTGTAAATAAAGatctaatatatgtatatagaaaGTTTTTCTATTACAAAATGACCTGATTTAGTTTAATAGGTGAATTGAAAATGACTGAtatttgtacatatatatatgaataagtaaataaaaaggtttagaaaaatatattcttTAAGCACATTCCTTATTTAAAATGAATGATTATCCATTCAGTTTGATTAAATTCATGTAAAATACTAATAATCAGTCTCTTACAATTTTATTTTCCTTAACTACAAAGCTTGTTTCTAATTTACTAAATGTACATTTCAAGACAAGACTAATTCAACGAATGTATTAACCCTGTGTTAAATCTTAAAGTTAAAAGGCAAGACAATGGTAAGTCACAGTAGTACAATTCTGctgaaataaaaattttgtACCATGACCAGTGGCAAGAACGACAGAAGATATACACGAAATAATAAACTCGCAACAGAATTCATTTTGATTATGTTAGAGTACAAATGTTCTTTCAGAAAAATGTACTACCAATTAAGTCGATATAAGTGTTTAGTATCAGAAATAGTGTAAGAAACGTCTTAAACTTTTTATAACCCTAATGGCTCGATCGTTGAGTTCTTCGATTAAAGGAACTATCATTGAATGTGCCGCGTTTTTCTTTGAACGctaaataaattattaaataCATGTACAGGTTGGCATAAATAACTATTATGTACATTAATTACACTCGAGACTTCGTCATATCTACTGTCATATGCGCTCAATTACGTTCCATTCTGCGAATGAATTATGCTCCTGTTCTATATAACACAGTTTTTAACAATGTACCGTAAATAAACTTAAGCCATAATTCTGGCTCATAGTAGAGAACTGGTATAGCTTTGTACTTTAACAATCACGTGGAAGCGCAACAAATGTACACGTATAGACATAGTTTGGTGAACATACATAAACTTTTAAACCATAAATTTAATAATACGAGGAGCACAGGTGTTTGTCAGCGGGTCGTCGATGGTCTCTTGGATGGACACGCATGTTCCTGTATGCAGGAAGACGTATACACAACGATAGCGTTAAACTCTTTCATATAAAAATATGCTCTGTAAAAGTTTCAACAgacagtttttttttctttcatattTAGGAATCTGGTGAGAAAAGCAGTGAAACTGGTCTAGAAATTATAAGACGCCATTAAAATGTTTCAGCGTCATCGCAATCGCGCGTATCGTGTCCAAACACTGTAAAACAATTAGAACAATTATAAATGGAGACGAATAGAAACGACGGGAGTGCATTAGAAGGGTTAGTATGAAATATTCGAGTGATATACTTAAAAAGGGAAACGTCGTGTTAGTCAGTGTTAAGAGATTTCGCTCATTTTTAGATAACACTTTTCACGGAGTTCGAATGTCTGTTCAAGGAGTTTAAATGATTGTTTTTCCGCCTAGGAGAAAGAATATTGTAAACGGAAGCAAAGAGAAGCGCGATTCGCAAAATTCTGAACAACGTATTCTTACTTTCACAATTTTCGCAGTACGGTCTCTCCACCGATGGTTTCTTCGGAGACTTTGTCACTTTTTCCGTATCCAAGAAATCTTGAGCTTGACGGGGGCAGTCTTCCGTCTCGTGTAAATCAAATTGGTCGCAAATATCACAGAACATTCGCGGTGCAACCATTCGTTTCTCTAATGTTGTGCTAGAATTCAATAATTGTTGTAGCAGAAATCGTTGAAAATATACCAAAAGCTGAGAGTCATAATACTATAAGACTATGCTTTAACGCTATTTCAGTTATCTACGATCTAACATAAAACTACTACAATTCTCAGCTATTTATGTATATCTACATTTACTTCAAAATTGTACTGTACGAACTGGGTATACTCGTCAGCTTCGTTGGCAGGTACTCCCATTTCTAGAACCTCAACTTTACACAGTAAAGTTTCGTTCTTACGCTGCATATCGACTATCACGGAGTTTAAGAAATCTATTTGACTTTTTGCGGTTTCATATTCCTCTTTTAATTTCAGAACATCAATATCTTTGTCAACTGAAATTCATAGTTTAATTTTGTAATCACATTTATGAAATACACAAAAAttgatttaaaataaattttacctATATGTTCTTTCATGTCGCCTCCCGCTGCCTGCAATATGGATTACAATTTTTTTATCTATCACTATCTACTAGTTAATATATATCAAaggatattaatatttattatttagtTAGATACTGAAATCGAAGTGTAAAACTTACATCgtaattatttttcatattttcacGAGTCAATTTTAATTGATTCGTCGCTTCCGTCCACTTAGCAGTAATTTGTTTATTCTCTCTTTCCCTAAAACATATGTTCGATTTAGAAATCGTAAAAgtgatataaaattatttacTTTGTACTCACAAATTATTTTGTGCTTCTTTCAATTGTGCGGATTCCGAAGACATAAGGTTTAATTTTTCCATCAAATTTTGCATATTTTTCTCACTTTCCTTTTCTTTATTTCTCATAGTATTTgttagtatttcaattttttgcTCTTGTTCATTGAGCAATCGTTCGAGAGATTCTTTACCATCGACTAGACTTTTGTTTTCCTTAATCGCCTCATTCAATTTACTTTGCATCACTTTAATCTCTTCATTTCGCGCCTGTTCGTCCATCTTTAATTTTTCTGCTCGCACGTCTTCCCAGCCCTTAATTTCCGCTGTTAATTTATTGATCGTTACTTCCTTATCGTTCAAATCACCAATTTGTTTATCTATTGTATCTTGAAGCGATTGTTGCTGTTTCTGTAGTTCAGCATTTCTCTGCATCGCAGTTTCAAGTTCGGACTGTTTAGCTCTCATTTCGCACTCTAAAGTGTTTTGTAGTTTCATTACGGACTCATCTTTGGAGCTTTGTAATTCTTTCATCATGTGTTCTTTTTCCTGCAGGATATTATTCTTCATATCCAATTCATTTCGCGCAGTCGTCAACTGTGattctagagttctaatgctctcttCTAATTTCGATTCTAATGTGTTTACTTTGTTTTCTAATAAAACTTTCGTTTCCACCATATTCAATATTTCCTTATCTTTTCCCGATAATGCTTCTTGCAGTTTCTTGAGTTCATTTATCGTttccgttttttctttttctatggCCACGATACTGTCGTTAAGTTTCGTTATTTGTGTCTGAGCTTGTTCAGATTCTTTTTTCATTTGATCAAGAGCGTCTTCTTTGACTTTAACCATTTCTGTCGAAGTAGCCAGTTTCtcttttaattcttttatttcaTTGGACATAGCATTCACTGATGCTTCAATATTTTTGTCTGCAGTTTCCCTGCTAACCATTAGGATTTCCTTTGCTTTCTGTAATTCTTCGTATTTGCTTTGCAATTCCTGCAAATTAGAATCTTTCTCAGCTACTAACGACTCCAATCTCGCACGATTTGTCACCTCAGTTTCGAGTTTCTCAGTTAAATCTTCGATTGACCAACGATTGGCACTTTGATTCGCTTCTAATTTAGACTTTAACTTTTGTAAAGCCTTTACTTCTTCTTGGGAACTGGCTAATTCTGTTTTCATGTCACCGatttccttttgaagagaagttATCTCTTCTTTATGTGAATTTGTTAATGCTTCACATTGCTTCTGTAACTTAATAATCTCTTCCGTACTAGTTTTCAATTCGTTTGAAAGACTTAATGATTCTTGTGACTTTTCTTTGAGCTCCTCTTTAATGCGCTCATTTTCCTTCATTTGTTCACTAAGATCTATGTTTTCCTTTTCGAATCTTTTTATTCTATCAAGTAATTCCACGTTcaatttcttctctttttctaaTTCAGCTTTACTATTTTCTAATTCTGAGCGTTGCTCCTGAATCAACACATTAACTTTATTCAATTCTGTTTCCGTATTGTTTAACTTCGATTCTAACGATTTGAGCATATTTTCACTTTTGAATGCTTTGTCTTTATACTCGTCGAGTTCCTTTTCTTTCATTCGCAAATCCTCGTTGTATTTTATGAGCTGTTCCGAAGAGTTAGCGGAAGTGCTTACCAAATTTGCAATATCCGCTTCCTAAACATAGAAAAACATAGCACGAACTATTAGATATGTTACATCTACATTTAAATActaaataaaataattactAACCAATTTTTCCTTTTGAACAGTGACTTGTGATAGTTTATTCTCTACACCAGCAATTTCTTGATTTAATTTTTCAACATTACTTTCGGATTCTCGAAGTTGAACCTCCAATTGGGCTTTGATTTGTTCTGATAAGGTAAACGCACTTTGCAATTCTAAAACATAAAGATTATGATACTAttagtaaaaaaaaattaattattaaaattgtatGCACAGTAAGGATTTACCTGAAGTTTTTTGTGTAAGATTTTTTATCTCTTCGTCTTTATTCGCGAGAATCGATTTCAATTCGAGTATATCGTTTTCTAATTTACTAAGCAATAGGGACTTTTGTGATATATTCGCATTCGCCTCTTCTATACGCTTCGCCTTTTCTTCGATCTGGCCCTGATAAAGTTTCGTTAATTCCTCTAATTCAGCTGCAGTTGTCGAACGAAGCTCtgataattctttttcctttactTTCAACTCTTCGCTTAATTTCTTCAATTGCGCGGAAGAATTAGCTTCTGTAGTCATTAAAGAGACAATATCTTGCTCCTAAAGTAGCGCATCATTTAGTTTCAATAAAATGAATATTTGTGTGAGAATGTTGGATCAAAATACAACAATAACAACTGTATTTGAACAGTTGCATTTATTAAATTACGATACGTTCACTTTCTCCAAGTACTGGGATGTACTTActaatttctgtttttcttGAATTACTTTGAAGCTATCCTCGGCTTTCGACTGATATTCCTGTATCTGCCTAGAAAGTAAAGTATTTTTCTCTTCCACTAGTACGAGCTTTTCGTTTAATTCTGTAAAATTAGAAATAATGATGATATCTCGCATGACACGCTGTCTTTTGTTCCTTTAACGTACCTTCAAGTTTCTTTAAGGCAGCAATTAATTCTTCGTCTTTCTTCTTACTTATTTCAACTTGCGCGGATAGTTCGGTCATCAGTTTTTCCATTTCAAATGTCTTCTGATCAAGTTGTATAGTAACCTCCTTGATCTTAAAGTCTTTCGTACTCAACTGTTCATTGAAGGATTCTGAAAGCTTATCGATCTGCTTCATATTCTCAGTCTTAAGATTCTCTAAAGCGGCGTTTTGCACCTCCAGCTGCTTCTTTGATTCTAATTCTAACTCTTGCGTttttgtttcaagaagcaaaaTAGCTTCTTTAAGACGAGTTTCCTTCTCCTCGATCGCCTTCTCGTACTTAGACGTTAACAATTCCTTCTCAGTTGTACTTTCTTTCTTTGTATTCTCGACAGCATCTGTAGCTCGTTGTAATTGTTCTTTCAAAGTGTTCGTGCTGTTTTCGAATTCCTTTTTTATGTCCTCTATTTGCACGTTTTTCTCCTCCAAACATTTCATTGCACGATCTAGTTCTATTCGCAAACTGGCTTCTGAATCTTTTTGCACCGCATTTTCTTGTTGATTCGCGTTCAGCTTTGATTCTAGCTCTTTTATCTGAGTAGCATATTGCTCTATAAGCGTTGCCTTCTCTTGCATCTCTTTCTCAAGATTACTCCTACTATCTTCCAACATTTTATTAAGACTCTGTAAGTCTAAATTAATTGATCGTTAAAATGAAGTATACATCAACCACTTTTGTGCCTATCTGGTATTTTGCTAAAGAATTTTTAAGCGTATCTTGTTCCAATGTACCTGCAAGCTGATGCTTGTCTTGGACCGCAACATTGGACAGTTCATTACGAAGACGCGCCAGTTCCTCCTCAGTTTCGAAAAGCTTTATGTTGTCCTGTTCAAGTTGGGCAACGCGTTCCCTTTCTTCTAGCAATTGCTTTTCGAGATCTTTGATCCTATTTTCATTTACAGTATTTATCACCTAACGACAAACGTTTAGTACATCAATAAGTCAGTTCAGACAAACATTGACTAAAGTGAAGCGTATCAAGATACACGTAATTTACCAATTACGTTGATTTAGGCGAAAATGCAATAAAATACAAGTGTCATTTGTCTTTTCTTTTTCGTACGCTTCGGCAAGTGTTAAACGTATTATTTGATATTACAGAACAACAATATACAACTGTGTACGTAACATAATTAAATTCACCACAGTATgactataataataatttacaaaAGTAAAcagcaaataaataataaaaatacgtTCGCGTATAAATAAGTAAACGGAACAAACAAATAAATATTACTGGATCTTTTAGATTCTAAATCACAGGTTTAAGTAATAATTACTTATCGCTCTGTTAATGATTGATCCATATGTAAAGCACAAATTTAGCGTGAAAGAAGCACTACTGGAAACAGCAATTATATTTGCAGTGCACCGTCAAGCGTGTTAATCCGGCACCTCTCTAACAAAATCCAATAGCATTACAACGGAACCTATCAAATCTACGCAATGTAATTTTCAATTCCTTTAGACTATAAAATCTTTATCTTAGTTTTCTTTCCTCTACACGTAGTCTAAATAAATTAAACGAGCATCAAGTAAGACTATTATCAATTTCAACTTCGGATGGTTAAATGGT
This is a stretch of genomic DNA from Xylocopa sonorina isolate GNS202 chromosome 8, iyXylSono1_principal, whole genome shotgun sequence. It encodes these proteins:
- the Clip-190 gene encoding cytoplasmic linker protein 190 isoform X8; protein product: MRVSSFHPRARRASLFGTGISRRPPCACDRSRESIAPAQGARVSQRDRKAQDQMDHLWETHGRRLSEAGLRRGSDASMTSLSSTMSQRDLRIGDRVIVSSSQGSKTGVLRYMGMTEFAAGEWCGVELDDPVGKNDGSVDDKRYFECRPKYGLFAPAHKVSRSPSSKRSSCMVHKPMGAALNSSMRKTGSRESLVSVSSYTSTASTATRAGVGVARRPGYRTTTPARITLQESLKEKQQEIEFLRKERDLERERVTKAANQADQAEQSIISIVKEYEQYREKMQKTVSDAETAFARLLEEKNAIALQLEEEKRRCEDLLFRFEEESVNKDDIQKERSEQCVINTVNENRIKDLEKQLLEERERVAQLEQDNIKLFETEEELARLRNELSNVAVQDKHQLADLQSLNKMLEDSRSNLEKEMQEKATLIEQYATQIKELESKLNANQQENAVQKDSEASLRIELDRAMKCLEEKNVQIEDIKKEFENSTNTLKEQLQRATDAVENTKKESTTEKELLTSKYEKAIEEKETRLKEAILLLETKTQELELESKKQLEVQNAALENLKTENMKQIDKLSESFNEQLSTKDFKIKEVTIQLDQKTFEMEKLMTELSAQVEISKKKDEELIAALKKLEELNEKLVLVEEKNTLLSRQIQEYQSKAEDSFKVIQEKQKLEQDIVSLMTTEANSSAQLKKLSEELKVKEKELSELRSTTAAELEELTKLYQGQIEEKAKRIEEANANISQKSLLLSKLENDILELKSILANKDEEIKNLTQKTSELQSAFTLSEQIKAQLEVQLRESESNVEKLNQEIAGVENKLSQVTVQKEKLEADIANLVSTSANSSEQLIKYNEDLRMKEKELDEYKDKAFKSENMLKSLESKLNNTETELNKVNVLIQEQRSELENSKAELEKEKKLNVELLDRIKRFEKENIDLSEQMKENERIKEELKEKSQESLSLSNELKTSTEEIIKLQKQCEALTNSHKEEITSLQKEIGDMKTELASSQEEVKALQKLKSKLEANQSANRWSIEDLTEKLETEVTNRARLESLVAEKDSNLQELQSKYEELQKAKEILMVSRETADKNIEASVNAMSNEIKELKEKLATSTEMVKVKEDALDQMKKESEQAQTQITKLNDSIVAIEKEKTETINELKKLQEALSGKDKEILNMVETKVLLENKVNTLESKLEESIRTLESQLTTARNELDMKNNILQEKEHMMKELQSSKDESVMKLQNTLECEMRAKQSELETAMQRNAELQKQQQSLQDTIDKQIGDLNDKEVTINKLTAEIKGWEDVRAEKLKMDEQARNEEIKVMQSKLNEAIKENKSLVDGKESLERLLNEQEQKIEILTNTMRNKEKESEKNMQNLMEKLNLMSSESAQLKEAQNNLERENKQITAKWTEATNQLKLTRENMKNNYDAAGGDMKEHIVDKDIDVLKLKEEYETAKSQIDFLNSVIVDMQRKNETLLCKVEVLEMGVPANEADEYTHTTLEKRMVAPRMFCDICDQFDLHETEDCPRQAQDFLDTEKVTKSPKKPSVERPYCENCEMFGHDTRDCDDAETF
- the Clip-190 gene encoding cytoplasmic linker protein 190 isoform X10, yielding MDHLWETHGRRLSEAGLRRGSDASMTSLSSTMSQRDLRIGDRVIVSSSQGSKTGVLRYMGMTEFAAGEWCGVELDDPVGKNDGSVDDKRYFECRPKYGLFAPAHKVSRSPSSKRSSCMVHKPMGAALNSSMRKTGSRESLVSVSSYTSTASTATRAGVGVARRPGYRTTTPARITLQESLKEKQQEIEFLRKERDLERERVTKAANQADQAEQSIISIVKEYEQYREKMQKTVSDAETAFARLLEEKNAIALQLEEEKRRCEDLLFRFEEESVNKDDIQKERSEQCVINTVNENRIKDLEKQLLEERERVAQLEQDNIKLFETEEELARLRNELSNVAVQDKHQLADLQSLNKMLEDSRSNLEKEMQEKATLIEQYATQIKELESKLNANQQENAVQKDSEASLRIELDRAMKCLEEKNVQIEDIKKEFENSTNTLKEQLQRATDAVENTKKESTTEKELLTSKYEKAIEEKETRLKEAILLLETKTQELELESKKQLEVQNAALENLKTENMKQIDKLSESFNEQLSTKDFKIKEVTIQLDQKTFEMEKLMTELSAQVEISKKKDEELIAALKKLEELNEKLVLVEEKNTLLSRQIQEYQSKAEDSFKVIQEKQKLEQDIVSLMTTEANSSAQLKKLSEELKVKEKELSELRSTTAAELEELTKLYQGQIEEKAKRIEEANANISQKSLLLSKLENDILELKSILANKDEEIKNLTQKTSELQSAFTLSEQIKAQLEVQLRESESNVEKLNQEIAGVENKLSQVTVQKEKLEADIANLVSTSANSSEQLIKYNEDLRMKEKELDEYKDKAFKSENMLKSLESKLNNTETELNKVNVLIQEQRSELENSKAELEKEKKLNVELLDRIKRFEKENIDLSEQMKENERIKEELKEKSQESLSLSNELKTSTEEIIKLQKQCEALTNSHKEEITSLQKEIGDMKTELASSQEEVKALQKLKSKLEANQSANRWSIEDLTEKLETEVTNRARLESLVAEKDSNLQELQSKYEELQKAKEILMVSRETADKNIEASVNAMSNEIKELKEKLATSTEMVKVKEDALDQMKKESEQAQTQITKLNDSIVAIEKEKTETINELKKLQEALSGKDKEILNMVETKVLLENKVNTLESKLEESIRTLESQLTTARNELDMKNNILQEKEHMMKELQSSKDESVMKLQNTLECEMRAKQSELETAMQRNAELQKQQQSLQDTIDKQIGDLNDKEVTINKLTAEIKGWEDVRAEKLKMDEQARNEEIKVMQSKLNEAIKENKSLVDGKESLERLLNEQEQKIEILTNTMRNKEKESEKNMQNLMEKLNLMSSESAQLKEAQNNLERENKQITAKWTEATNQLKLTRENMKNNYDAAGGDMKEHIVDKDIDVLKLKEEYETAKSQIDFLNSVIVDMQRKNETLLCKVEVLEMGVPANEADEYTHTTLEKRMVAPRMFCDICDQFDLHETEDCPRQAQDFLDTEKVTKSPKKPSVERPYCENCEMFGHDTRDCDDAETF
- the Clip-190 gene encoding cytoplasmic linker protein 190 isoform X7, producing the protein MDHLWETHGRRLSEAGLRRGSDNSVVLTEDTDSFIIGDRVWVGGTKPGAIAYIGETQFAPGDWAGVVLDEPIGKNDGSVAGCRYFQCEPKRGIFSRLTRLTRAPLSDPFATSPTQKTPTSPPDSAKGSLSKSMSPSLNASMTSLSSTMSQRDLRIGDRVIVSSSQGSKTGVLRYMGMTEFAAGEWCGVELDDPVGKNDGSVDDKRYFECRPKYGLFAPAHKVSRSPSSKRSSCMVHKPMGAALNSSMRKTGSRESLVSVSSYTSTASTATRAGVGVARRPGYRTTTPARITLQESLKEKQQEIEFLRKERDLERERVTKAANQADQAEQSIISIVKEYEQYREKMQKTVSDAETAFARLLEEKNAIALQLEEEKRRCEDLLFRFEEESVNKDDIQKERSEQCVINTVNENRIKDLEKQLLEERERVAQLEQDNIKLFETEEELARLRNELSNVAVQDKHQLADLQSLNKMLEDSRSNLEKEMQEKATLIEQYATQIKELESKLNANQQENAVQKDSEASLRIELDRAMKCLEEKNVQIEDIKKEFENSTNTLKEQLQRATDAVENTKKESTTEKELLTSKYEKAIEEKETRLKEAILLLETKTQELELESKKQLEVQNAALENLKTENMKQIDKLSESFNEQLSTKDFKIKEVTIQLDQKTFEMEKLMTELSAQVEISKKKDEELIAALKKLEELNEKLVLVEEKNTLLSRQIQEYQSKAEDSFKVIQEKQKLEQDIVSLMTTEANSSAQLKKLSEELKVKEKELSELRSTTAAELEELTKLYQGQIEEKAKRIEEANANISQKSLLLSKLENDILELKSILANKDEEIKNLTQKTSELQSAFTLSEQIKAQLEVQLRESESNVEKLNQEIAGVENKLSQVTVQKEKLEADIANLVSTSANSSEQLIKYNEDLRMKEKELDEYKDKAFKSENMLKSLESKLNNTETELNKVNVLIQEQRSELENSKAELEKEKKLNVELLDRIKRFEKENIDLSEQMKENERIKEELKEKSQESLSLSNELKTSTEEIIKLQKQCEALTNSHKEEITSLQKEIGDMKTELASSQEEVKALQKLKSKLEANQSANRWSIEDLTEKLETEVTNRARLESLVAEKDSNLQELQSKYEELQKAKEILMVSRETADKNIEASVNAMSNEIKELKEKLATSTEMVKVKEDALDQMKKESEQAQTQITKLNDSIVAIEKEKTETINELKKLQEALSGKDKEILNMVETKVLLENKVNTLESKLEESIRTLESQLTTARNELDMKNNILQEKEHMMKELQSSKDESVMKLQNTLECEMRAKQSELETAMQRNAELQKQQQSLQDTIDKQIGDLNDKEVTINKLTAEIKGWEDVRAEKLKMDEQARNEEIKVMQSKLNEAIKENKSLVDGKESLERLLNEQEQKIEILTNTMRNKEKESEKNMQNLMEKLNLMSSESAQLKEAQNNLERENKQITAKWTEATNQLKLTRENMKNNYDAAGGDMKEHIVDKDIDVLKLKEEYETAKSQIDFLNSVIVDMQRKNETLLCKVEVLEMGVPANEADEYTHTTLEKRMVAPRMFCDICDQFDLHETEDCPRQAQDFLDTEKVTKSPKKPSVERPYCENCEMFGHDTRDCDDAETF
- the Clip-190 gene encoding cytoplasmic linker protein 190 isoform X1 gives rise to the protein MRVSSFHPRARRASLFGTGISRRPPCACDRSRESIAPAQGARVSQRDRKAQDQMDHLWETHGRRLSEAGLRRGSDNSVVLTEDTDSFIIGDRVWVGGTKPGAIAYIGETQFAPGDWAGVVLDEPIGKNDGSVAGCRYFQCEPKRGIFSRLTRLTRAPLSDPFATSPTQKTPTSPPDSAKGSLSKSMSPSLNASMTSLSSTMSQRDLRIGDRVIVSSSQGSKTGVLRYMGMTEFAAGEWCGVELDDPVGKNDGSVDDKRYFECRPKYGLFAPAHKVSRSPSSKRSSCMVHKPMGAALNSSMRKTGSRESLVSVSSYTSTASTATRAGVGVARRPGYRTTTPARITLQESLKEKQQEIEFLRKERDLERERVTKAANQADQAEQSIISIVKEYEQYREKMQKTVSDAETAFARLLEEKNAIALQLEEEKRRCEDLLFRFEEESVNKDDIQKERSEQCVINTVNENRIKDLEKQLLEERERVAQLEQDNIKLFETEEELARLRNELSNVAVQDKHQLADLQSLNKMLEDSRSNLEKEMQEKATLIEQYATQIKELESKLNANQQENAVQKDSEASLRIELDRAMKCLEEKNVQIEDIKKEFENSTNTLKEQLQRATDAVENTKKESTTEKELLTSKYEKAIEEKETRLKEAILLLETKTQELELESKKQLEVQNAALENLKTENMKQIDKLSESFNEQLSTKDFKIKEVTIQLDQKTFEMEKLMTELSAQVEISKKKDEELIAALKKLEELNEKLVLVEEKNTLLSRQIQEYQSKAEDSFKVIQEKQKLEQDIVSLMTTEANSSAQLKKLSEELKVKEKELSELRSTTAAELEELTKLYQGQIEEKAKRIEEANANISQKSLLLSKLENDILELKSILANKDEEIKNLTQKTSELQSAFTLSEQIKAQLEVQLRESESNVEKLNQEIAGVENKLSQVTVQKEKLEADIANLVSTSANSSEQLIKYNEDLRMKEKELDEYKDKAFKSENMLKSLESKLNNTETELNKVNVLIQEQRSELENSKAELEKEKKLNVELLDRIKRFEKENIDLSEQMKENERIKEELKEKSQESLSLSNELKTSTEEIIKLQKQCEALTNSHKEEITSLQKEIGDMKTELASSQEEVKALQKLKSKLEANQSANRWSIEDLTEKLETEVTNRARLESLVAEKDSNLQELQSKYEELQKAKEILMVSRETADKNIEASVNAMSNEIKELKEKLATSTEMVKVKEDALDQMKKESEQAQTQITKLNDSIVAIEKEKTETINELKKLQEALSGKDKEILNMVETKVLLENKVNTLESKLEESIRTLESQLTTARNELDMKNNILQEKEHMMKELQSSKDESVMKLQNTLECEMRAKQSELETAMQRNAELQKQQQSLQDTIDKQIGDLNDKEVTINKLTAEIKGWEDVRAEKLKMDEQARNEEIKVMQSKLNEAIKENKSLVDGKESLERLLNEQEQKIEILTNTMRNKEKESEKNMQNLMEKLNLMSSESAQLKEAQNNLERENKQITAKWTEATNQLKLTRENMKNNYDAAGGDMKEHIVDKDIDVLKLKEEYETAKSQIDFLNSVIVDMQRKNETLLCKVEVLEMGVPANEADEYTHTTLEKRMVAPRMFCDICDQFDLHETEDCPRQAQDFLDTEKVTKSPKKPSVERPYCENCEMFGHDTRDCDDAETF